The genomic DNA CGGTGACGGGAGAGAGACTTCCTCCGTTACCGGCCGGTTTAGGAGCAATGGGACGAAACCGAAGCATGATTCGATCAGCTTTGGAGAGACCGTAACGACCACCGTAACCGCCATATCTGGCTATGCAACAACCACCCCTACCGTCCattgatctctctcttttatctctctTACAAGAAATGATTAGTTTAGGTTTTAATGTGAGCTTTTGGAGAATACTGAAGAGAGGTGTGAAGGGTTTATATAGGGACTGTGAGGGTGACAAGTGTTTGGTTGATACGCGTGTCTTTGTCTAGAATACGCTTATCACCGTTGCACTTGCACATggtctttattttcttctgtttaaaGACATGTAAATTACGTATTATTCAAAAATGGCGTGAGATCActgatatataatattctttttttttacattttatttagttattaaaaatttagttattaaaaatattagtattgaggctaatatttatttaaaatgaagaagttccatatttAATTTGTCAGACTGACCATTCTAAGCCTACCGTTTTCTCTTGATCTTCGATTTTTTCAATTCGGGTGAAGGTAATATAATGTTAGCACCAAATCGGATACGAGATTTTTATGATTATTGATGTTTATACAAGGAAGGATATTGTCGTATTGAACACAGAATCTGCGCTTAAAagtattatattcatatttaatatTCACTATGACGCTTGTGTTTACTATATACTTTCGTACTCAAGCGAACTGATTTGTTTggcctagaaaaaaaaaaacagatattttgttcatcaattgttttaaatttaaaaagtagGTTTATATATTAGGTTACGTATGCACATTACCGGTAAGTTGCGGATTCGATCGCTTTGTCAATATAGAATTTCTAGagtttaatttttcaaatagtAAATGACATTGTCAAAAGGAAAGTAAACCAATGTTTCAGCATGTTTTCATGATGTATAATGCACGTGGATTCTGGTTATAATGTTTTTGTACACAATAGCAACCAGAAAGAAActcatatatatgaatatagAGAAacattatatgaatatatataactttattaaagaaaataatagttAACATTTTACTGACTGTTTCCGAATTTCCTACGTTCCAACATGtagttttaggttttaaaaaaaaagtctaaaagtcGTATGtggtttcaaactttcaatcaTGAATAAATGCcaaattttggttaaaatatAGTGTATATCGATGAtaggaagaaaagaaaggtaATGTTAGGCATGGTCCAAGAGATGAGGGTTCACTCATACATTATCATTGACCAATTCTGAATTTAATTTAGTGGAATCTTAATTAACTAAAGGTGATCGTGACTCTAGATCTCAAATCTTGATTAAGGGGACAAGATCGATGATCTCATGTCTAAAGACGAATTTTGTGCCAATGGAGTTAGGTCACCTCTTTTCAGGAAAAGAAGAACACTGAACGGCGTATATAATACATGAAATATGCAATGTTTCgtttatatataattcttaTAAAAATCTAACAACTTATAATACATTAAACATTTACGGAATTACTAGTCACGAATGGACACATGGAACATATATTTGTGCAAATAATAAATTCCTCTCTTTAATcactttataaaaaattaataaatgtaatatatacattttgtgaTCATCTTAGGTGAAAGTGtgaaacaaatttgttttcttctttctaattatGGTCTACGTTCAagtctagaaaacaaaaacattaggaGTAAtttggtagtagtagtagtaatattGAAATATTAGCAAACAGACTATACACATAGTGGTGGTTCTATCCCCATTGGGAAATAATTATGGACAAAAGAGTGAagatgttataaaaataaacaaaagaaaagtagatTCGGTAGGGAGTTCCAAGGAGCGATGGCATCAAGAAAAGCTGATGGGGTTTGTGTTGCGTTGTACTTTGCATGGTAACACGCAAGAGGACACGTAGAGACATGTAATTAGCTTATCAATTGACTATAATTAATCCAAACACCTCATTAGTTAATTTAACCAGGCTTAATAAATAGTCTATCCTAGATTTGTCCAACGTGAAAGTGGGACGAAACTGATGACTGATGTTGAGACTTGGGAGTTAGGTTTGATTCTTTAACATCCGATCTcatctttcattttctcattattataaatacttttagCAATATAAGCACACATTATAATCCAAAAATGAAATTAACTAGGGAAGCCAATATGGTCGTTTCTTATTTACACTGGGTATAGATGATTTGAGTGGTTCCACTTTAATTACGCCCATATAGATAGTTTTAGTAAATGCAATTATAAAAAACATTTCACTTTCTAAAAAAAGAAGGATATGATGCACACATATACAATCTTTTAAGGGTTTGATGAGGTCAATTATATCTGGCTTAATTAGGCACTGATATATACGTAcatactaaattaattaattaaaacattggTCACATAATCATTGGCTCTCACCCTCAGTTCTCATCTGCTGATTCTTTTGTATTGTAcctaattaattactatataatGATGCTAGCCAACAGTTTCACATAAACCACCTTACCATCATCTATcgaatttaactttttttttttaaactacttATTCAACCAATTCCTTTGGAAGTCATGCATTTTACATAGTTTATTTATTCTtgcaatattttgtttctcaagAAATCTTCTGATGACTAGTTTACTGATCTGATTAAGAACACTAATTTCCCAGTGATATTTAGGTGGTATATTTTAAGAATTAAACAAAGTAACTGAAATTCGTATTTATCTACGATCCCTTTTATTTATATGCGATAATAGTTGACGGAACTGATAAATTAACATGACAACATAGCTCTTATGCCGtgtatattaaattataaattttgattattataatgTATGATCCATCCAACGATTTAATATGCAGATGGGGACAAAGCAATCTTATCCATTAAGAACTAAACTAATACTATCTTTCTTTGAACAAAAGCCATAATTAATCtccaaattatattaaaaatcgactattcattcattcaaattaagaataaatattaataattaatttaacgGTTTTACTATATATAACGTGTACATATGTAAGCTCCACTTTTTCGATATCGTAGAACTCTTGTTGGTATTATTGGTTTGTAGTTTGTACCTTTTTGTAATTGAACATATCTGTTAATAATATAGTATACGGAGtgttttttagaagaaaaaaaaaagtaacttgcaaaatttggaacaaaatagagacaaaagaaaaaaaattgcggACAATATGTTGGCATATATTTGATATGAAGCAACCAACTGATATTTCAATATTGAATGTTCGTTCAAAAAACCTCCGAATTAAAATGCTcaccatataattttatataaaagaaaaaaaattaaaaagtaagacCAAAGTACTTAATCTGACAATGAATTGGGGCATGTTCAGCGAATGATAATCTGACATACCGCAAGAAAGAtatgaaaatactaaaaatatagaGGCTCGAAAACACAAGTAAAAAAGGTGATCTGAATCACCCTCAAAACCACGACGAAGAACCCTAATTGGGAAAAGTGGCTAAATGAAATGTCGCCGCGTGTGGATCTGATGGTGTCAGAGTCAGTAATAAAGTTAAAAAGCTAATGTGTGATGTCTCGATATGGGCGTTGAAAACTGGTCATTTTGTCTGGACACTTGTACAGTTATGGAAAGGAGGACCCATGACTAGAGCACtcctttactttattttatccTATATCTGAATAAACTATTACTCCATTTTAGCAGTATCATTCTTGCTTTCTATAATTATGTGTAAGTTGATATTATCATTAGAGAAATCAGATGATGTGGCAATCattctattttatttctgtGTTCTCTCCTTCAATCGGCCATCCACATTAACATTAAAACAATCAAGATAATGATTTGTTACAAATAGTTATCTCACTAGAAAGAGGCTTTGTTACAGGGTAAAAGATAGCTGAAACTGCACAATTACATATTGGTAACGATCAGAAACTGGGAGCAGACACCAAGACCATGCTATCCACATTTTGCAGATTGCCTCACAAAAGAAGCTTTTCTCATAATGATCAATGTTGTGAAACAGTCCTTTATTTTCATGGTAACAAGTAACCAAGGTGATGCTGGAAACCCTTTTTATTCGTCATTGAATCGATTAACTTATggttgtttacaaaaaaaaaaaaaaaaagagttaacaaGAAAGGAGGACAGGTATTAGTGTTGaagacattttttaatttttatttgactcAGCTTCGTTCAAAAGCTGATATCCCAAAACCATTAATATGTTAACGCATGTGCACTAGGaactatcttcttctctctgccaACAGACCAAACACGAACTCAAAGACAAAGTGACATCGAACAACAAACTAGCTTTTTATATTAGAGCGTAGTAAATAAAAAGTAACCAAAATAAACTTACTGATGTCAACAACTTCCCTTTTCCACGTTTGTGAAAAAACTCTTTGCGTTTACCtcatgaataaaaacaaaacaatgcaCAAAGAAATATGAGGACATAAATCATAACCAACCCAACATCAATTACtttgaaaaggaaaactaaTATCTCTTCAGTTCAAGACTGTGTATATAGCTGCTTTTTATAACAATAACTCATCTCATTAGGGTTCTAaacgaaaagagagaaacacaCCTTTCACGGAACACTCATATTTACACATGAATCCGTATAAATCGTACAGTAGTATGCCCTGAATCTCCAGGCAACAAGGCAAATCACAGAGTTAAAGAAATAGATGAAACAAAGTCTTTTTGGAGtataaaaaaggaataaacCAAAATAGGACCAGTCGACTTCCCTGTGTGCCGCCCATGTTGACATCCTCTCCTCCAAATGATAATAGTTTCCCTCAGCACCGCTTTGGAGGATATGTCGGCATGAAATCTTTCGATTTTGGGAGAGGGACTTCATGGAACCAACCATGGTTGAGAGCCTCTTCCACTGTTAGACGTTTCTCAGGGTCCAAACTTAAAAGACTGTTCAGCAAATCAAATCCACGTTCAGAAAGAATTTGACCACCTACAAATGAAATAGCTGGAAACTTCTTACGCAACATATTGTACGGTTGTGAAGGAAACTTGGCTTTAGCATTAGGAAACGATGAGAATCCAGGCCAGATTGACTCGTTTGGTGTTCCAAGGACTGCAAAGATCTTTTGAAGCTGATCAAGTTCACTCTTGCCCGGGAACAAAGGCTTTTGAGACAACAGTTCAGCCATAATGCAACCAACTGACCACATATCAACTGCTGTAGAGTACTCTTTTGCTCCTAGAAGAAGTTCAGGTGGCCTGTACCACTGAGTAATAACCATCTGGGTGTACGGCTTGATAGGGCTTCCATACTGGCGCGCCATcccaaaatcacatatttttaaCTCCCCACTATTGTTCATCAGGAGATTAGATGGCTTCAGATCCCTGTGGATAATCCAATTCGTGTGGAGGTAACTCAAACCTTCCAACAGCTGCATCATCAAGCACTTGACCTCGCTAGTGCTAAAAGGTTCCTTCTTTCTATCCATTACTCCCCTTAAGTCGTGTTCCAAGTGTTCCATGACCATATAAACATCATTATCATTTTTTCCTCCAACCACAACCTCCTTCACGTTCACAATCGAAGGGTGATTGCATGACAGAAGTATGTTAATTTCCCTCAACGATGTCAAAGGGAACCCATACTCTTCTTCGAACCGATCTTCCTTCATCTTGATCTTTTTAAGTGCCACAATCTCCTTTGTTTCCACATCCCTTGCTCTGTAAACAATTCCATACGTTCCTTCGTTTATCTTGTTAAGCTTCTGATAGTTATTCACAGATCTGCTCCCAAGCAGCATGTTCATACCTCGCTGATCTAAAGAAGCTGGATCTTCATTTTCTACCTCAACATGATCAGAACTACAACACTCACGATCAGAATAATCATCTGCGCTAAGCTTCTCTGCGCTGTGAGATCCACTGCCAGATCCAGATGAATGATGTTCTTCAGACACCATTACTTCCCCGCACTCAGGAGTCAAACTTCTCCTCTTCCATCTGCTTGTCCTGGAAATATTATCAGCATGAGAAACTAACTCCTCCTTAGGGGACCCCCACCTCGATTTCATAGGTGCTTCCTGCATCACTTGTTCTTCCTCCAAGAAACCCTCTTTTACAGGTTCCTGCATCACCTGTTCTTCCTCCAACTGACCCTCCTCCAAATCATCAACAGGATAATTCTCAGACAACCGGGCTTCTAACGGCTGTACTGGTGACATCACAACACTGACTTGATCCTTTAAAGAAGAAGTCTTTACAGTAGCAGCTACATCAACACCCTGATTGGATATCAAATTTGCAATTGGAACAGGGAACGGGgacttggtcttcttcttctcacaagACGGACCTTTGTCCCACAGAATAGGTGAAAACTTTCTCCTTTTCTCAAGAGGTCTCTGAACCTCGGGTTCCTCTCGAACTTGCCCTTTCTCATAAGCCAACCGAGATCGGTGACGCCCATTGAGATATTGGTCGTTAGGCCGTTTGACATGACGCCTCTCAGCATCTCTGCCACCACTCTGTCGAACATATAAATCACGAGAACCATTCCTGTAAAAGTCGTAGTCTTTTTTGGCAGCAGCAACAGAGCTTCTAGAGACATCAACTCCCCCTGCCGCCATCGTATTCTTCCCAATGAGAAAAAATTGAATCGtatatagaaaaataacaaaaaaggatgatgataaagaaaacacacaaaaccctagaaacaaCAACCCAATTAACGAAAACCCCAGAAATCAAATCACGATAAGCAGATTCGAAATAGCtgtttaattacttttttttcaacgaaatcaaaatcacgaaaaccctagaaactCAATTCCAAGGAAACGCGATAATAATTTTCCCCCTTTTCTCTTCTCCGATTCACAAGTACCGGAAGGTCTTACCGGACGGCGAATTAGAAAACGGGAGACGGGAATTGAGTAGATGGATCTACGAGCTCGATGGAGATCGCGAGGCAATATCGTCAAGCTTTTACTCGGAGATGCAAAGACgcgttttaaaatttttgtctCTCTGTTTAGTTATAAAAAAGCCCCAAAGGTCGGCGGCTccaataatttcctttttctttttaattccccataaattatataatgtttGCGGGTGTACTAAAATAACATGAGCTACGACTTTTACACCGTTGGATCTCATATATGAACCCAAAGTCGGTTAAACACAACCGTTCGATTCattcaatatttgtttaacGGTGACAATTTACGATGCTATTTATTAGTCTCCATTCATGTTAATACTACTATTATCTTTGTATGGTTTAagtttgtaacaaaaaaaaaaaaaaaaactttaataccaaatttttcatttaatttttaattctctCATTTACTTACTGATTTCTTGGCAATCGCTAAGAATGTGCAATAAATTGTCCAGGcaagtgtgtgtgtgtcagTAATGAATTGGTGCTTTGAGAAATCAGATTCCATTTCGATCTCTTCGACGTGATTAAGGCCTTCGACAAACCCAGAGGGACACGAGCTTGCTTGTCATCGGTAAAGAAGGGGAATAGTATGagttttatgaatatattaacCTCAATACATTtctaaatttgaattttgtcaTTAGAATACACAAAAGCATCTAGTATATTAACCTCactaaatttctaaatataaatttttgttatcaAAGTACTTTTAATTTACACGTTAGGTTTTTATTTGATTCCATGTATTTTCTACTCTATTTAAATTAGAAggcgtttttaaaaaaaagttatcaaaaTACATTAAacgaaaataatcaaaattctCAAGTTctaacttttaatatataaaaaaaatctatcaatacaaaattgttttcataaaaaaaataaatgagaataaattaacaaaaaaataagcaatatataagcaaaacatagacaaagtataagcaaaaaaaaaaaaaaaattaacaaatatttgtaAGTCAAATTTGAGATTTCAAGGATTATTAATTACCAACTTTAAAGACGAAATATTATATTAgaaatgtacaaaaaaaaataacttagaGTAGTTCAAAATCGTATATGTTATGtattatgttttggttttgttgccCAAAAACCACATGAATTCGATGCGGTACCAGGCAAAATAGAGAAGAGTACCAATCCCAGCGCAAACCCGAAAGCTCTTTGGTGGATACGCATGTTGTTTCTCCCTCAATCGGTAAGAAAAGTTTGCAATTAACATAAGAAACCTTTTACACCAAAGTACTAGTTTTCTTGACAAAAATCTTGTACGGTTGTACCTGATTTCTTGGCAACTATGGTGATTCCCAATAATGTTCCATAAATAGTCCACGCAAGTGAGTGTGCGCgtaaaacttttttgtttccgGCGACGTGGCTAGCATTGACAGTGACAGATCGGTTGCCACTTCAACCTTAGAGAAGAATGTTCCAAGGGTTGACACGATTAGGGTGTTTAGTTTTTCTGCCACCTCCCCAAACTCTTTGTCGTCTTGCACTAGTGACTTGGACAAATTACGCGGGGCCGCCAACATACTCGTCAATATGGATCCCATGGTTAAAGAAATATGATGAAGCTTGAACTATAAAATTTGTGTGATAAGTTGTCTTTgagtgtttttgtgtttgagatGCATAAAAATGAAGTTGGGAATCGATATTTATAACCACACCCATTTAACTATTATTAACATTAACAAAATGGCAATGCATAAGCGTGCATGGTGAGTCGTTCATTATATTGCCTATGTATGCACGCTAATTAGTTCTTTTTCTACTTTGTGATGACTAAAAGTAATACTACTTCGGACCTGTGCACTgtgctaattttttttcctctagcTGCTTAATTTAGCCAATAActcaagaacaaaataaaaaattaaaaccacatatatatacaaacaattGCGTGAAGCAATGGGGTTTCCTACTGATGAAAATAAAGTGGTTTCATTATATGTAATATTAACAACCAACTTTGATTTTCAATTACTTATATCATTGTATATATGAGTAACATTCACATGGTGAGCCACAGAAACCTGTAGTGTACGAAAGCCTCAAGCGGGATTGGGGTGTATCTCACGGTCTTCCTTACGAGTACCCAGCCTCCATGTACTTCTGCATCCATAATGATGTCCCAGTCCTTGTCGAACCTGTACAGCCCCATTGCATTTCGCACCTTGAAATATAAGTCGCCCTGTCTACAACTAGACTGGGCACTTGGTATCAGCCACGTATTCCGATGGTTCATATAcagtattaaaatatatgatggTTTAGTGTTCAGTCCCGTGATCTCATCATTGGTTTTTAACGATTGTAATTTAAATGTGTATCATCTACATAGCAATGACCACGCATGTTTGGTTTTGGTCTCTGATAGGCTTACTTCAACTTCAGATTTTCATTCTTGGAGACGTTTCTGTGTTGATGGCTTTGAATGTTAGAAAAAAGTCGGGATTCATTGttggaactatatatattgtgaaaCATGATTCTGGTCATAGAGATTTATTTCACAGCATTAAAATCGAAACCAGTTACAAGGAAgattagaaagagaaaagctATAAAACTTACTTCTCATCCTATGAAATGTATAAACTTATTTACTTctgtttataattaaaatgataataaatgtaaaaaaaatttttaaaggttttctatatttttatttgttttcagaTTCTGTTTTTGCTTATAAGTTATACTCACCCTATTAGGTATTAACATTTATGAATTTAACTTTTActttattatcttctttttttacaaagttcattagcataaataaaaatatctatttcaaataaaacataaaataaaatgaatttaaaggagatatataaatataactcactcaataattttttaatatctcattaatatctagatatttattttactgagttagtttttatatttttatattgaaaaaattaaagaactTAATTACTTCTtatccaataattttttttagtatctcATCAAATGTAGAGATCTATTCAATTAAAATTACTTTAGAAACATTTTCTACCtctgatgaaaaaaatataaaatatcttcacctttaaaaaagtattaattattttatttttaagtgtaTGTGCCCTTCATGGAAGAAATAGAGTgaacatttataaatttatttctaataaCAATAAAATGAGTAGATTGAtagttagaaaataaaattttaaaatttgtatgtttCTGAGTCATCGATCTGGCATAACCTTTTTTCGTAAAACCGATCTTGCGTAACCTTCAATTTTTAAATtgataaaatggaaaatattttgatttttttttttttttaatctaaaaattgttGAGatactttatagtttatactaCTCTCATTTGAGAAGAACTCG from Camelina sativa cultivar DH55 chromosome 2, Cs, whole genome shotgun sequence includes the following:
- the LOC104741077 gene encoding cyclin-dependent kinase G1 isoform X1 gives rise to the protein MAAGGVDVSRSSVAAAKKDYDFYRNGSRDLYVRQSGGRDAERRHVKRPNDQYLNGRHRSRLAYEKGQVREEPEVQRPLEKRRKFSPILWDKGPSCEKKKTKSPFPVPIANLISNQGVDVAATVKTSSLKDQVSVVMSPVQPLEARLSENYPVDDLEEGQLEEEQVMQEPVKEGFLEEEQVMQEAPMKSRWGSPKEELVSHADNISRTSRWKRRSLTPECGEVMVSEEHHSSGSGSGSHSAEKLSADDYSDRECCSSDHVEVENEDPASLDQRGMNMLLGSRSVNNYQKLNKINEGTYGIVYRARDVETKEIVALKKIKMKEDRFEEEYGFPLTSLREINILLSCNHPSIVNVKEVVVGGKNDNDVYMVMEHLEHDLRGVMDRKKEPFSTSEVKCLMMQLLEGLSYLHTNWIIHRDLKPSNLLMNNSGELKICDFGMARQYGSPIKPYTQMVITQWYRPPELLLGAKEYSTAVDMWSVGCIMAELLSQKPLFPGKSELDQLQKIFAVLGTPNESIWPGFSSFPNAKAKFPSQPYNMLRKKFPAISFVGGQILSERGFDLLNSLLSLDPEKRLTVEEALNHGWFHEVPLPKSKDFMPTYPPKRC
- the LOC104741077 gene encoding cyclin-dependent kinase G1 isoform X3; translated protein: MSPVQPLEARLSENYPVDDLEEGQLEEEQVMQEPVKEGFLEEEQVMQEAPMKSRWGSPKEELVSHADNISRTSRWKRRSLTPECGEVMVSEEHHSSGSGSGSHSAEKLSADDYSDRECCSSDHVEVENEDPASLDQRGMNMLLGSRSVNNYQKLNKINEGTYGIVYRARDVETKEIVALKKIKMKEDRFEEEYGFPLTSLREINILLSCNHPSIVNVKEVVVGGKNDNDVYMVMEHLEHDLRGVMDRKKEPFSTSEVKCLMMQLLEGLSYLHTNWIIHRDLKPSNLLMNNSGELKICDFGMARQYGSPIKPYTQMVITQWYRPPELLLGAKEYSTAVDMWSVGCIMAELLSQKPLFPGKSELDQLQKIFAVLGTPNESIWPGFSSFPNAKAKFPSQPYNMLRKKFPAISFVGGQILSERGFDLLNSLLSLDPEKRLTVEEALNHGWFHEVPLPKSKDFMPTYPPKRC
- the LOC104741077 gene encoding cyclin-dependent kinase G1 isoform X2 codes for the protein MAAGGVDVSRSSVAAAKKDYDFYRNGSRDLYVRQSGGRDAERRHVKRPNDQYLNGRHRSRLAYEKGQVREEPEVQRPLEKRRKFSPILWDKGPSCEKKKTKSPFPVPIANLISNQGVDVAATVKTSSLKDQVSVVMSPVQPLEARLSENYPVDDLEEGQLEEEQVMQEPVKEGFLEEEQVMQEAPMKSRWGSPKEELVSHADNISRTSRWKRRSLTPECGEVMVSEEHHSSGSGSGSHSAEKLSADDYSDRECCSSDHVEVENEDPASLDQRGMNMLLGSRSVNNYQKLNKINEGTYGIVYRARDVETKEIVALKKIKMKEDRFEEEYGFPLTSLREINILLSCNHPSIVNVKEVVVGGKNDNDVYMVMEHLEHDLRGVMDRKKEPFSTSEVKCLMMQLLEGLSYLHTNWIIHRDLKPSNLLMNNSGELKICDFGMARQYGSPIKPYTQMVITQWYRPPELLLGAKEYSTAVDMWSVGCIMAELLSQKPLFPGKSELDQLQKIFAVLGTPNESIWPGFSSFPNAKAKFPSQPYNMLLF